The Candidatus Celerinatantimonas neptuna DNA segment AACCTATCGTTATTATTAGTGTTTCTATGTTCTATGTTAGAAAATCTTTCACAAATTGATTTCAATAAACTTACTGCATTGCTTAATTTATATTCTCCACTTAAATCTAAAATGAATATTCTAGTTTCTTTTGGTATTCTTGTTATTTTATATGTAAATAGATTTTTTTTAATTGATTTATTATATTTATCCTCATTGAAATAATTAATCAACCATTGATTGAAAATTATTTCTCTGTTGGGTAGTTTTCCTATGAAGTCGCGTTTTGTAATAGTTCTATCAATTTCTTCCTTGTTTTGAGCTAAATCAGTAATAATTGTTAGTGCTCTAGGATAGTATATTGTTTCAATTTCATTTTCACAGCTGCCAAAACCAAGAGTCTTAAGACGACTATATATAGATCTTTGTTGAAAATCATATGATTCAGCGTTGATATTTATATATAAGACCTTAATGAACTCTTCTATGGTATCATCAGAAATTCCTAGTTGTTCATGAATCTTTTCTATGACTCCTTTGGCTTCCTCATCTTTTCCTTTTTTCGGACGTTTTTTAGTCGTTAGAAAATTAGTTTTTACAAATTCAGCATCTATTTGGTGAGGAAGTTTATCCTGACCACTCTTGTAAAAGCCATAGATATGGTAAGTTCTACCCTTTCTGTCGCTATCCAAAAGTTTATGGTAGCCAGTTAGCATTGCTACAATAGCATCTTTGAGCACTGAATGATTATAATTTGTTCCTTCATAGTACTTGCATTGCACATGTTCACTACTGTCTTTGCAATAGATATCTATGTCTTCGGAACCTTCAATTACAAAGGTTTCATCATCCTTTTTTGATTTGAGTATTCTCAATAGGCTGTAGTCAAACTGGTATAGATACCCTTTAATAGTTGCGTTAGCGGCTCTGTTGGTCAAAATCCCAGCTCCTAGTAAAGTCCATTTTTATTCAATCAGTATAATACATTGAAATATTGATTACTTTAGTACTGAAACAGTATAGTTGTTTCGTATCAGATCATAAAAGATGTTTATATAGACTAAGAAAAATGGGGATAATAAATTTGGTCAGAAATTGTACTCTCTGTAATTGTTTAGGTATAGTGTCACTATTCTGTAGTGAAAAGGGCATCTATAGAATGGAAATTGTTACGGATACCACTAATAAGGTGGCTTGAAGATAAATAATGAAGCATATCGACTAGCAAAGGGAGCTAATCTCTAAAAACTGTTAATACCCACCAATAAAACCTTTCATATCTGCTAGATAACTTTTTAAGTTTTTCCCTATCAAAATTTTCGACTTCGATGAGAAATGAGAGCAATTTTCACATTTATGGACGAAAACGCTGCTACATATTTGCTACACAGGATTTTTTTGAGGTCAAAAAGTTAGTGAATACTACGGCTGTATGACTTGGCGGAAGTGGTGGCCCCAACTGGACTTGAACCAGTGACCAATCGATTATGAGTCGACTGCTCTAACCAACTGAGCTATAGGGCCGGTGTGACATTGTTTCTTAAGAAACAGGCTGGATTATATTGAATCCAGCCTGCTGTGTCTATCGGTTGGCGTTCCGTTCGCTTATATATTAAGCAGTTGGACGCTTTTATTCGTCAAGGAAGCTGCGAAGCTGTTCACTGCGGCTTGGATGACGCAGTTTACGCAGGGCTTTTGCTTCGATCTGACGAATACGTTCACGGGTGACATCGAACTGTTTACCGACTTCTTCAAGTGTGTGGTCGGTGTTCATGCCAATTCCAAAACGCATCCGCAGGACTTTTGCTTCACGGGGGGTCAGGCCGGCCAGAACTTCCTGAGTTGCAAATTTCAGGTTATCGTTGGTGGCAGCATCCATCGGTAAGGACAGGGTGGTATCCTCGATGAAATCACCCAGATGCGAATCTTCGTCGTCCCCGATTGGGGTTTCCATGGAGATAGGCTCTTTTGCGATTTTAAGCACTTTACGGATTTTATCTTCCGGCATGAGCATCCGTTCGGCTAGTTCTTCGGGGTTGGGTTCACGGCCCATTTCCTGAAGCATCTGACGGCTGATACGATTGAGTTTGTTGATGGTTTCAATCATGTGAACCGGAATACGGATGGTTCGTGCCTGGTCTGCAATCGAGCGGGTAATGGCCTGACGGATCCACCAGGTTGCATAGGTCGAGAATTTGTAACCACGACGGTATTCAAATTTGTCGACGGCTTTCATCAGACCGATGTTCCCTTCCTGGATCAGGTCAAGAAATTGCAGGCCACGGTTGGTGTATTTTTTGGCAATTGAGATCACTAGTCGCAAGTTGGCTTCGACCATTTCTTTTTTAGCTCGGCGGGCTTTGGCTTCACCAATGCTCATACGGCGGTTGATGTCTTTAATGCCCTGAATGGTCAGGCTGGTGTCGGTTTCAACCTGACGCAGTTTGCCAATGCAGCGGCGAATTTCTTCGTCTATTTCTTTTAAAGCAGGGGCATATGGTTTACTAGATGCAAGTTGCTGGTCAAACCATGCGTTTGAAGATTCTTGGCCTGAAAAAGCACTGACGAAGTTTTTCTTCGGCATTTTGCATTGTTCGACACACAGTTTCATGATGAGTCGTTCCTGAGTGCGAACCCGGTCCATCATGCCGCGCATTTTTGCAACCAGTTTATCGAATACTTTCGGGATCAGACGGAAGGTGTGGAATACTTCACTTAATTCGTTGATAGATGCCCGGGCTTCTTTACTGGTACGACCATGTTTTTCAATAATAGCTAATGAGCGATCGTAAACATCACGCAGTGCTTCGAAACGCTCTTTGACTAGTTCCGGATCGATGCCGACATCTTCTTCTTCGTCATCTTCATCGTCGTCTTTATCGTTATCGTCATTGAGATCCTGTTCTGCCAGTTCCGAGCCGATATGGGTGGCAGTCGGGGCAGCATCTTCGACTTCGCTTTCATCTAAGAATCCGGAAACGATGTCACTAACGCGTAATTCTTCGGCCTGATACTGGTCGTACATGTCCAGTAGAAGGGCAATGGTTTCAGGGTATTCGGCGACTGAACACTGAACCTGATTGATCCCGTCTTCAATGCGTTTGGCAATGTCGATTTCACCTTCTCGGGTAAGTAGTTCGACGGTGCCCATTTCACGCATGTACATCCGGACCGGATCGGTTGTCCGGCCAATTTCAGATTCAACTGATGCCAGTGCCTGTGCGGCGGCTTCAACCGCGTCTTCGTCGGTTGTGTTTTCTGCCAGCATAAGATCGTCGGCATCCGGTGCGTTTTCGTAAACCGTAATGCCCATGTCGTTGATCATTTGAATAATGTCTTCAACCTGATCAGAATCGACAATATCTTCAGGTAAATGATCGTTCACCTCTGCATAGGTGAGATAGCCTTGCTCTTTCCCTTTGGCTAAAAGGAGTTTGAGTTGTGACTGTGGGGTTGGCTCCATAAAGATCATCCGCTAAATTAGGTTAAGCTTCGCTATATAATATCAGACTGTTTCACTAGTGAATCAGTGAAACGAATCATTATAACATAAATGTGGGCAAAATTTGTCAAATCAAGTGAATTTGTTGAAATTTTGTGCACGGCCCGGTCAAGCACGGTCTTCAGCTTGACCGAAGTTCAATCTGTAGTTGTAGCATTTCTTGCTTTTCCTCCCGGCTGAGCGGTTGTGTAAATGATTTTTGCAGCAATTGGTCATAGCGTTGCTGCAGTAGTTCTTCCACAAAACTGGCAAGAATATCATTGAGTTCCTTGGTGTAGCCGCTGATGTCGATGAGCTCGTTACCTTCCAGATTTATACTGGCCATTTTGTTCAGAGCGGCTGCCTGTGGTTGTCCTCGCCAGCGCTCCAGCAATTGCGCTGTGGTGATTTCGGGTTTATTCCGAATTTGCTGGACTAATTCGATTAATAATTCGTTCCCTTTT contains these protein-coding regions:
- the rpoD_1 gene encoding RNA polymerase sigma factor RpoD, yielding MEPTPQSQLKLLLAKGKEQGYLTYAEVNDHLPEDIVDSDQVEDIIQMINDMGITVYENAPDADDLMLAENTTDEDAVEAAAQALASVESEIGRTTDPVRMYMREMGTVELLTREGEIDIAKRIEDGINQVQCSVAEYPETIALLLDMYDQYQAEELRVSDIVSGFLDESEVEDAAPTATHIGSELAEQDLNDDNDKDDDEDDEEEDVGIDPELVKERFEALRDVYDRSLAIIEKHGRTSKEARASINELSEVFHTFRLIPKVFDKLVAKMRGMMDRVRTQERLIMKLCVEQCKMPKKNFVSAFSGQESSNAWFDQQLASSKPYAPALKEIDEEIRRCIGKLRQVETDTSLTIQGIKDINRRMSIGEAKARRAKKEMVEANLRLVISIAKKYTNRGLQFLDLIQEGNIGLMKAVDKFEYRRGYKFSTYATWWIRQAITRSIADQARTIRIPVHMIETINKLNRISRQMLQEMGREPNPEELAERMLMPEDKIRKVLKIAKEPISMETPIGDDEDSHLGDFIEDTTLSLPMDAATNDNLKFATQEVLAGLTPREAKVLRMRFGIGMNTDHTLEEVGKQFDVTRERIRQIEAKALRKLRHPSRSEQLRSFLDE